The stretch of DNA ATacttgcaatttaaattaaaaatttaagacataaatttaatttacaatttgaatttaaaatttaagttaaaacttataagtgaaattaaattttaaaataaaagatcaacacaaaaattagaaaatttattcaaatttgaatttataatttgaatcatatattaatttacttcttgatcttaaattctgaattcaaatatgaattcataatttaaattaatatttaaatttaaattaaaatatgagtttaaatcacaattcgaatcaaacatttgaattcataatttgaattcaaattcagactgaaactcattattgaagttaaatgtaaataacaaatttgaatttaaattttaacatgaaaatttaagttttaaatttaaatttcagtcaataatttgaatttatacttggaacaatttgaattcaaatttcaaattgaagttcttaactaaaaataatttgattaaaatttaaatttaaatataaatttaaattctagaattcaaaataaaaattaaaaatttaaatttaaatataaagtcataaatttgaagttaaaattttatgttgaattttaattcacaaataaaattcaaaatgtgatcataattttaattcaaatttaaagtgaaattaaactttaaaaataaatttaaatattaaagttaagaaCTAATATATCATCTTAGTTAAGCTTTCCACTTTCGATGATTTTGAgccgaagtcaaaaaagtgagatttagttataactcaCTTTATCAGCCTACTTTCGTAAAGTAacttttatattcacttttgtAAACCAAACAACCGATAAAACCTCACTTTCTAAAAGTATCATTTTCGATACTACACTTTCGgtaaaccaaacatgccctaaaactaattttactctGCTGTTTATTTTGCATAAAGTGAATaatgtaaaactataatttatttataaataataaataacttaataaataataaataataaataataaataaaaataatataattatcttcctatataattaaaaaaataatttaaaataactaaattattttttatacataaattattataatacaataataaaattataaaataaaaaaatataaatacttagctaatcatattttatatatacaaactaaatgaaggaaataataaaacttaattcATCAaatcttattatattttaagtatacaaactaaataaaagaataattagttccataattaattatatttaaatataactagcataactcattgtattattttatttttcacttcgTCTTTCTTCAccataattgacttcggcccagaGTGAAGGTAATTATGCTGTTTCGGATAACTTAGGTTTTGATCCGTATTTTTATTACGGCGAAACAAATAGTAGAAGTAAATGTTTACGGTCGAAAATGACTTCACTCCTCTCCGGTTACGCccaaacaaacaggccctaaagTGCAAAGGGGCGCTTAATAACTTTGGGTCATTTGGTTCGGCGTAAAATGaaccgaaaaattattttcggtatgaaaaatactcttatttggttcaatgtaaaaatatttttttgttaaatttacaaatttgaaaaaaaattaaagtttttgtttttttattggtttttggcgaaaaataaaaattcaagccgtataaatttttttcattcattttttccaCTTACTACGTTTGGTTCAACATAAAactgtaaaaattaattttctatggaaaaaaattttcggtggaaatttttttttatatcttatagTATTTGAttcgtaaaaaaaaagagatttttcatCAGCATTTGTTTAGTTGAAAGGCAAAAAATTCATATCTGTTTGGtttggtaaaaaaaagaaaaaaaaatttatgcagcTTCAGTTTTCGTTTTTCACTGAAAGACAGCGAAATACGAAAACTTAAATTTGTCCccaaatctaaaaatatttttttcgaatcaaacaagagaaaaaataattttcatttcaaaattaattttttggttCGTTTTATGGGAAACTAAATaaaagtagatttttttttctttggaccaattatgtgatgataaaaaactttttttttcctataaatcaaaattataaagcgtaaattttttttcactaaaattattttttatgaaaattatttcTCACTATTTTACGTGAGCCCTCAGCCAAAGAGTCAAAGTTTAAGAggtgatttaaaaattttccattgttgaggggtctccatacatttttacctaacaaaaagacaaaaagaagaggcacgagagagagagaagagacacAATTCGAATtaaagcttctctctctctctctctttctcgctctGCATAATAAAACCCTCTCACTGAATCCCCCATTCCAATTTTTACAGCGATTTGGAGCTCCTCGATTCCCCCCTACTTCTCCTCACAGGTAATAAATGTcgtcaaaatcacttttttttttttcttccaatttTTTACCCATTTCCATCCCCCAGTTTGATCCAagctttgttttttgtttttttttcgaattttgatCCATTTTGTTTgataaagttttgattttgggggtttttttgTACTGTATTCGCTCATTTCACAATTTCCCCCCCTTTTTGATTTACCTCATGAGGGAAAAATCCGACCTTTTGAGGTTTTATGTGCTTACAAATATtggcctttttttattttattttattttatttatttttgtagcgCTTGTTTTGATTGATCTGTTGACAATGTGGTATATTAGGAGTACATTAAATGCCCACTTAGTCTCTGAATGAGTTGATCCTTGCATTGATTTGTAATAATTGATTATTCCATGATGCAATTAAGCTCctatttgttgttgttattattattactattattttaacaCATAATGCAGTTCATTTTCAGATGCATTTTCTTAagatcaataaaaataaaatgtttgaGTTACTGTGAAATCAGTTGTTGCTGCTTCAAATTTCCCAATTATCTTTTTGAAACTGCTAAAAATGTACCAAAATTGTGGATCTTCTCTTCTAAAAAGATTTGTAgggtaatatttttttcaattagaCTTAAAATCTACTGAATAAAAGACCATTTCTCTTTGATTAAAGTTGCACAGGCCATTTGTCGGCTCGGCGCTTAAAATGTTCAAAATTATCGAGCATCGACATTCTTGGAAAGGTCTGCAGTTGCTGTATTGATGATTAATTCAGTATACATCTCTTTAGTTCTAGTTAAGTGCCACCGAAATGATCCGAAAggatatttaattaaatagtcTAGTTCGAGTCGTAGTTAGTTCTTCGTGGTCTTTCATCTGAATCTCAGATCACTTGATTGTGTAAGTGTTATCTCAGCTCTAAAATAAGGCTTTGCAAACAATAAATCTTGTCGAATCTAAGTTGGACATCTAGGCGATCACGCATGATAATGAGATATGAGATAAGGGAGATCCAATCAacctttttgtttgttttaggAAAATATTCTCTGAAATAGTTATTTGTCATGTATTTTGTTGTCTCATTATGTAGCCGTCGTATTGCAATGCTTTGATAATCGTATTCGAGTCTTTCCATGAGACCCTTGCCTCAAGGAGTAAGAATAAATCATGGATTTTCCCTTTCGGCCTTATTTTGTCACATATTTCATATTATGGcctaaaatatttctttataaTTTCCAAATTTAACGATGAAAATTTGCGATAAATTTCCCTACTCATTTTGAACAGggccctttaatcatttctgcTCCTTATGGCATCCGCCACTTTTCTCGATGATATGAGAGCTAGCCCGGAGGTTGTTGAGCCATGTAAAAATGAAGAGATAATGGATGTCAGCGAACATGTCAGTGACCATATCCAGCATTCACCGAAGCCAAATGTATCTGTTGCTAGCAGCGTCCGCGAACTTTTAGATTGTCCTGTCTGCCTGAATGCTATGTATCCCCCCATTCATCAGGTaacctttttattttcaattttattttaagcgACTACAAATACAATAATGAGTTGTTGAAGAACATCTATAGGCAATTTCTTGTTTACGATCCTAGAAACTAAAGCTGGATGTAGCAATTTGGCGTACCGTCGTCTATAGCATattaaagttggatttttggtgcaaatttattattaaaattagttATTGAAGAATGAATAGATGAGGTTTCTTTGATTCTCGGCATAATTCGATACGATTCCTTGGAGATCTTAACAGGGAATAGTTGATATTTCCATTTGTCGGGGAAATTTAATCCAAATTGCCAACTTACCATGCGCCGCATCTTTGCAGCGTTATTAATCTCTTATTTTTAGAGCCTAGAGAATGCGACCTGTTTCTCTCTTATCATCTGTCTTGGaaagtttttatttaataaattatcatCATAATCTAATTTTGCTTACCGTATGGCAAGATCCAAGATTATGCCACGCCTCGAAAACTTTGTCCTGTTACTGTAATTCCTAGCCGGGAAACATTATCTAACGTTCTCTTTGTGTATGCAGTGTTCGAACGGCCACACATTATGCTCGGGGTGCAAGCCACGAGTTCACAACCGTTGCCCGACTTGTAGGCATGAGCTTGGCAACATTAGATGCCTTGCGTTAGAGAAAGTGGCGGCCTCTCTCGAACTCCCCTGCAAATACCAGAGTTTTGGGTGTATGGGTATATATCCTTACTACTGCAAACTGAAGCACGAATCGCAGTGTCAGTATCGACCCTACAACTGCCCGTATGCTGGATCGGAATGCACTGTCGTCGGCGACATTCCGTATTTAGTGACGCACTTAAAGGATGATCATAAGGTCGACATGCACAACGGGAGCACCTTTAACCATCGATATGTCAAAGCGAACCCTCATGAGGTCGAGAATGCAACATGGATGCTAACGGTACTGTTCGaacgcaatttttttttttttttggatgttcGCATATATGTTGCTCAAAACACAAGGCCCATAAccggaaaagaaacaaaaagaagagaCGGGTTTAATGTGGTTTGGTCGAACTGATACTACACTCTTTCATTTCAGTGGAGTTACAGCTGGATAAATAGTTACAAAGGGCCACATTAAactataaaccctaaacccttagcAACGTCTGCTTAAGCACTGTCCGCTGAAGCATCAGAGTAGATGCTTCAGCGAAAGGCCGTTTTGCCGCATCCTGTTGCACTGCATAGCACCAGCGAGCACTATCAAACTTGCCCTTGGTTAAACAGCACATCTGCAGAAGCTCCTGCTACGCCGAACAGGATTTATAGGTAGACACGAGAGCAAACATTTTTCCGTGCTTTGTTCATAAATTTGTTTGAGACTTATGCCTCTAGTGCGAGGTGAAGTTCCAAACGGAAATACGCTATTGAAATAATGCCTGTTAACTACTCTTGCGACACGAGGACACGTGGCGTTACGCAAATTATGATATGACTAAATGTTAACCAAGGGAAAAGTCATGTGGCATGATCAAACCTATCTTTTTGTTAGCTCTTCGCGTTGCGTTCTATACCATACATATGCAATTACTAGGTTGTTTACTATTGGCGAATATAATATAAACACCGTTTTCTGGTAGCTTAAGCTATAAGAaaacaacgattgtttcatagCAGGAGGTCCCGAGTTCGAAATCCATATCAAAAAGCCTCGAGTCCAGACATGAGAGGGAGTgttgaatattaatattaaGAATGCCATTCTCCGGTAACTTGAGCTTTTGGAAAACActgattgtttcatataatttaacaaatataactaaaatcaaGGATGTAGTGTACTAATATATCTTACAGTATCTAGAGTTTTATCCTTTTTTCGGCTTTTCCTTTTTTCGCTTTCCCATTTTCtctcatatttttctaattGAACCACAGTAATGAATGTTGCTTttatcaatacatatatatatacataggttTTCAGCTGTTTCGGCCAATATTTTTGCCTCCACTTCGAGGCGTTCCAGCTGGGGATGGCGCCGGTGTACATCGCATTCCTCCGGTTCATGGGGGACGACGTCGAGGCCAAGAACTACAGCTACAGCCTCGAGGTCGGGGGCAACGGCCGGAAGCTGATCTGGCAGGGGGTTCCCCGCAGCATCCGCGACAGCCACCGCAAGGTCCGCGACAGCTTCGACGGCCTCATCATCCAGCGGAACATGGCCTTGTTCTTCTCGGGCGGCGACCGGAAGGAGCTGAAGCTGCGGGTCACCGGGAGGATCTGGAAGGAGCAATGAGCGAGCCAACTGCTGCTTCTGCGCGAAGCGCTTTTTCGAAACTTTTAACTGTCAGACTTGATCAGCAGCTGTATTCTCTGAAAGTACGAAAATCTGGGGGTGCTGACTGCGATGTATAAACCGAACGGCAATCTCTCTTTGCTTGATCTCTTATGATTGGTTATCTAATCTGCTGGTTATTTGCAAAGTTAGCTACTAACAACAGCATGTAATATGCATGTTCTATGTTTTCCGATTTCGATGGTGTTTGATGTCTTCCCTGCGGGGCTGCAGGCAAATGAGTTCTTGTTCTGTGAGAACATGTGCAGACTGCGGACTGCAGACTGTGCTGAGATGTGTTTGGTTCTTCTTAAACCCCATTCGAAAGCTTTATTACCAAACtctgctgatttttttttttctgtggctTTCTGCAGCTCATTGTGTGTTGGTTTAATTGGGAAATTTTGTTCAGCATGAAAAGGCCCTTCTCCCCGACGGCGGTGCTTTAAGAGTCGTGCGGGGCGGAGTTCATGTTTCGTTGGattgttacattttttttttcttttttttttttgaaacaaaaacGATCTCATAAAATCTCTTGCATCTCTATAGTACGCTTTAAGATTCGTGCAAAAGTGGAGTTTATAGTTCTGTTGAGtgtaacgttttttttttttctttgtaactCTAGAGATCTCGTAAAATGTTTTGCATCTTGATAGCAGTGTTTTAAGCATCGTGCGAAGTGGAGTTCATAtttggaaaaaattaaaatatcgtgAATACctttttatatatgaaaaacttttaaaaataatttttaaaatacttttgaaGATCAAAATAACTTGAATAGAGGAAGTATAACGGTAAGGACATTTTTGAAAGAAAGTATGCATTTGGAGGGATAATtatgatataataaaatttgtaagGGTAAATTATGGTATTTTGGAAATTTAGAGAGGtaaatgaaattaacccttcatATTTCATGGAatgtaaccttttttttttttttttaaataaaggaTCTCATAAAATCTCTTGCATCTTTATAGTATGCTTTAAGAGTCGTGCAAAGTggtgtttatattttaattgaatgtaacttttattttttccccccttttagAGATCTCATAAATTCCTTCGCATCTTGGCAGCAGCGCTTTAAGATTCGTGCGGAGCGGAGTTCATATTTCGCCGaatgtaacattttttttttttccatttaagatcccgtagttttttttttttattttttttttttgcatctttACAGCACTGCTTTAAGATTCGTGCAGGATGAAAATGTGTATTTTACTGAATATTGCAACAGCTGTTGCCGACCAACTCGTTCTCGCGATACATCTCACACCCAAACTCGATCAGCGAcggtcaatttttttttttttatttttattttttattctctctctctctctctctctctctttgatgcAGTGATAAAAACAAAGGATtcaaattgaatcaaattctAACGCAAAAGGGTGTTTGCAATAGAAGCTAACAGTGCAAGGGAggattttgtaatttagcctaatatttatttattgagtgTAAATTTGCAGGAATACATTTTAAGATTCAAAGGAACAAGAATTGAAACATTATAAAACTGTTCTATTATATTCTAAGAGTGTAAACTTGCAATAAATACTTGCTCATATTCAaacgaataaaaattaaagccTGGTAAGACGGTTCTATTATACCCTTTTAGAGTGTAAATTTGTAacgaatatattttaatattcaaatgaaTAAGGTTAGAAACATCATAAGACTGTTCTATCATTTGGTTTGTGTATAAGCAAGAACTGCCTATTCCAGAAATAGGTATAAATTCAGGTATAACCAATAAGGAATAATTAACTAgactaattttgtatttgaataaaatttaggTTGTTTTCGAAAATAAGAAAGATAACATTTGAATAGATaagatagaaaaagaaggatagtgggtatttataaataaaaaataatgatattacctatcacgccctggattacacgttttccgggcacgccgacaaatccgccgtatacaaaagaattttctctgtatacgaaacgatagTTGTATCTGTAaaacataaaatactacaaacagtagtatagagctgtaagAAACAAAACATAACCTGGTAGTAAATAAAAGTTCTCTATACATACAACATCTGTACACAAAAGCTCGTCTCGCGAGAAACAGAAATAACggtatgtataagaactcaaaaattacaactaCCTGTATAAGGTACTTCACTAGCTCTGGCTCGTCTGGTAAGGCTCTAAATCGCGACGCCCTTTGCACGATCAATTTCAGAGGGTGTAGCAGCCGGcaccgaaggctctgcaaaacgaaaagaaacaacagggcgtgagaactactgtgaaaataagtagtcctcagtgggtgccgccctcaatatcatcggtccacccactaagtctacaaaaagGAGCTGGAATAGTAGGAAAGCTGGAACTACATTTACAGCTAgatgccactacactatcatgctctaactcTAACCATCTGTGGTGAATGTAAATCTTGACCCAATCTAACCAACGACTgtaatacacc from Ananas comosus cultivar F153 linkage group 18, ASM154086v1, whole genome shotgun sequence encodes:
- the LOC109723763 gene encoding E3 ubiquitin-protein ligase SINAT5-like, whose protein sequence is MASATFLDDMRASPEVVEPCKNEEIMDVSEHVSDHIQHSPKPNVSVASSVRELLDCPVCLNAMYPPIHQCSNGHTLCSGCKPRVHNRCPTCRHELGNIRCLALEKVAASLELPCKYQSFGCMGIYPYYCKLKHESQCQYRPYNCPYAGSECTVVGDIPYLVTHLKDDHKVDMHNGSTFNHRYVKANPHEVENATWMLTVFSCFGQYFCLHFEAFQLGMAPVYIAFLRFMGDDVEAKNYSYSLEVGGNGRKLIWQGVPRSIRDSHRKVRDSFDGLIIQRNMALFFSGGDRKELKLRVTGRIWKEQ